One Miscanthus floridulus cultivar M001 unplaced genomic scaffold, ASM1932011v1 fs_72_2_3, whole genome shotgun sequence DNA window includes the following coding sequences:
- the LOC136532852 gene encoding zinc finger protein STOP1 homolog gives MPPPGSYEVIELGKEEILAPHVHSFKVCGKGFKRDANLRMHMRGHGEEYKTAAALAKPASAAAPSSTARCFYSCPFVGCKRNREHRSFQPLKTAVCVKNHYRRSHCDKSYTCRRCNVKRFSVLADLRTHEKHCGRDRWVCSCGTSFSRKDKLFGHVAAFDGHAPALPPDDDDSVANGGFGTGSDRLTTMDTEAVSRMASMEFFPDAVLDVIGCSDIKGFTLMDGQGQYLEDDDGRGSLSPLPMGHDSCGFDGFDLFGAPAIDF, from the coding sequence ATGCCGCCGCCCGGTTCCTACGAGGTGATCGAGCTCGGCAAGGAGGAGATCCTGGCGCCGCACGTGCACTCGTTCAAGGTCTGCGGCAAGGGCTTCAAGCGCGACGCCAACCTGCGCATGCACATGCGCGGCCACGGCGAGGAGTACAAGACGGCGGCCGCGCTCGCCAagcccgcctccgccgccgcgccgtcgTCCACGGCCCGGTGCTTCTACTCCTGCCCCTTCGTGGGGTGCAAGCGCAACCGGGAGCACCGGAGCTTCCAGCCGCTCAAGACGGCTGTCTGCGTCAAGAACCACTACCGGCGGAGTCACTGCGACAAGAGCTACACCTGCCGCCGCTGCAACGTCAAGCGCTTCTCCGTGCTCGCCGACCTGCGCACGCACGAGAAGCACTGCGGCCGCGACCGCTGGGTCTGCTCCTGCGGCACCTCCTTCTCCAGGAAGGACAAGCTTTTCGGCCACGTCGCCGCCTTCGACGGCCACGCGCCCGCGCTGCCGCCCGACGACGACGACTCTGTTGCCAATGGCGGCTTCGGAACTGGCTCTGATCGCCTGACGACGATGGACACCGAGGCAGTGAGCAGAATGGCGAGCATGGAGTTCTTCCCGGACGCCGTGCTCGATGTTATCGGCTGTTCTGACATCAAGGGCTTCACGCTCATGGACGGACAAGGACAATATTTGGAGGACGACGACGGACGAGGGTCGCTCTCACCGTTGCCAATGGGGCACGATTCCTGTGGTTTTGATGGATTTGATCTCTTCGGGGCACCAGCAATTGATTTCTGA